ggcttggctgggtcgtgtttcggaggacgcatggctctcgaccttcgcccctcctgagtccgtacgggagttgcagcgatgagacaagactgtaactaccaattgaataccaTGCAATtggagagaaaagggggtaaaaaaaaattcTGGGTTCTTTctcggcctgcatactcaccagacgtgtcacccattgaacatgtttgggatgttctggatcaacgtgtacgacagcgcgttccagttcctgccaatatccagcaacttcgcacagccattgaagagtgggacaacattccacaggccacaatcaacagcctgatcatctCTATGCGAAGgatatgaggcaaatggtggtcacaccagataccgagtgtgtttttttttatccacgcctctaccttttttatttatggtatctgtgaccaacagatgcatatctctattcccagttatgtgaaatccatagagtagggcctcatttatttcaattgactgttactcagtacaatctttgaaattgttgcgtttatacttctctctctctagggagGGTAAATACATTCCTCTTCCCCAGAGGGCCAGGGAGATGGGTGTGTCCCCCAGCAGCCTGAGGGGCGGAGCCTCTGGTCCAATACCCAATCGAACAGGAGTCCCCGGCTCCTCTAGGCCCTCCCAGGGTTCTGATAGAAGCAGCCCGCTGTCCGTCAGGGGCGCCTACTCTCCCCACCAGTCCCAAGCCAGCCCCCCGGCCCAGCCCAGTAGCCcaaccccctcctcttcctcctctcacccgatccctcactccatctctcacCCACAAGCTCTAGCCGATGCCTCACGCTCTTCTGTCAACGGAGGTAAGGCCTCTGTCTGTTTGGGTATTTTGAGGGAGGGAGTGTGAGTTTTTTTGGGGTATATTGGGTTTTAAATGTGCTCTTTCTGTGCATCAGTGTCATCTAGAACTTCTCCCAAAGCCCAGAGATCCGTACAGACCAATAGAACTCTGCGCAACCCAAGTTCCCAGTCCTCacctgcaggtacacacacacctcatctgaaagtgcacacaaacacacatttccaTCATTCTAGACTATTCACATCCCTCacctctcccttctttctctctccccgcaGTCTCTCGCTCTCCAAAACTAGACGACCCCGTTCTGGCTAGCCCTGCCTACCTGGACACTTCCTCCTCCTCGATTGCCTCGGCAACACCCAAGTCCTCTGGCCCCACCCCTCTGTTCACTGtggatggtgaggaggaggattacTACACTATTATTATTCTTACTTATTGTTCTATTGAAGTTATTTTTGTGAATAATTTTTTGATTTCTGTTCCTTTTTCTACCTCTTTatttctccatctgtctcttgctatctttttctctcgctctcagtGAATGAGATCCTGAGCTCAGCGGCTAAGGAGAGGACAGAAGGCCCAGCCAGCCCTCAGGACGGCAAGAGCGGCAAAGGTTagctctctcacttcctctccatTTGACTGGACCCTGTCCTTCCCCTCATCTCAGGTCTTTTGAAAAGTAGATTTTTCTCTCCAtgattttctctctccctctcagttcCCTCAGTCCTGCAGAGAACACAGTTGGAGGAGCTCCGGAAATTTGGTAAAGAGTTCAGGGTAAGTATGTGTCTCGTGtccatgtgtgcctgtgtgtgaccCCATGTATCTTATCTGATTCTGACACCCTCGCTCTCTTCCACAGCTCCAGCCCAGCTCCTCCCCTTCTGCTGGCCCCACTTCCTCAGAACCCGCCCAGCCCTCCCCATCAGACTCCGCCACCACAGCCGAGTCTATACCCGCCCCTGGCCACACCCCCTCCCAGGACCCTCAGACTGGAGAGGGGTCCTCCTTCACCCCGAACCCCACCACCCCTACCCCCTCTCCAGCCCCCAACACCGCCTCTCAGTCATCAGGTCCAGATAGACAGGCTGCAGGGACACCCCAGCCAGCCAGGACCCCTGGCAGCGAGGAGGGTGGCGAGCGAGTGGAGGGCGTGGCTGAGTAAGTGACCCAAGAACTGtgcaatacagtacattattccACAGTGTAGTGTAATAGTCTACTCCTAAGTCAACCTAATACCTACAGTTCATCTGTTATATGTTGTAGTGTTGATTAGGGGGTTTAACGGTTCACCAAACCCACGGTTCGGTACATATTACGGTTGTGTGGTCACGGGAAAAATGTAATGTCATTCACAATGTTCCTTGCATTGTCTGTTTTGGCTGGATTGTTATGTTGGGCCTCAAGTTTGTACTCCGATGCTGCGTTTGTAACCATGTGGGAGGTGGGAAgttaccagttgtgaagtcgtaaatactAGTTGGACGCATTCTTGTGATTTGAACTCGTTGCAAAATGCCAATcggctaatggccaacaagctgtgTCAACCATAAACTGAAAGTACAGCTATCGTGCTTGTAAACAAATGGTagagtttaaaaaaaacacattaacTTCTCGGGGCTacgtgggatgctaccgtcccacctgcgggacacactattcaacagccagtgaaatagcatggcgcgaaatacaaaacagcaaaaatcgcaatttcattttctcaaacaatcaactattttacaccattttaaagataaacttctcattaatctaaccacattgtccgatttcaaaaaggctttacggcgaaagcatacaattagattatgttaggacataaacttcacaagaaaaaccatacagccattttccaagcaaggacatgcatcacaaaaaacaaaaatacagctaaaatattcactaaccttttgatcttcatcagatggcactcataggacttcatgttacacaatacatgtatgttttgctcgatcaagttcatatttgtataCAAAagccccattttacattggcgcgtgatgttcagaaaatgtattcccaccaaaacttccgttgaatgtgcacatcaatttacaaaaatactcatcataaacgttgatcaaatttacaacagttattgaaagaattatggATATACTTCtctttaatgcaaccgctgtgtcagattttaaaatagctttacagagaaagcacatttttcaatattctgagtacatagctcgccatcaaagcaagctatacagatacccggcaagttctggggtcaactaagctcagaattagtattataaatattctcttacctttgctgatcttcgtcagaatgcactcccaggactgctacttccacaataaattttatttttgttcgaaatactccatatttatgtccaaatacctccgttctgttcgtgcgttcagattactatccaaaggcataacgcgcgagcgtaaatccagacaggaaaagtcaaatagttccattaccgttcgtagaatcatgtcaaatgttgtttacaatcaatccttagggtctttttaacctaaaacgttgataatattccaacccgacaatagcgtattcattcaagaaggaaaagaaggaacggcgcactgGTGGGCTTgcgcatcaccaagtcctttgtccataggcagtccactcattgactgagctcctattttctgcccagtaacaggagaaggatgaaacatgtttctaaaggctgttgacagccaatggaagccttaggaagtgcaccgtgaccccacagacactgtagtttcgatagggattcaaaagaactacaattctcagatttcccacttcctggtaggatttttttttttttgcctgccatatgagttctgttatactcagagacatcattcaaacagttttagaaacttcagagtgttttctatgcaaatatttgactctgggcccgagtattaggcagtttactctgggcacgcttttcatccaaaaatgaaaatactgccccctataccttaaatgaatagattgctttttataaataatgttttgttgtattTAACTGCCGAAAATGCTGTTATAGAGACCATTTCTTTAAATTATGTCAGAGGTCAACATGTGGGAGAAGTGGGTGCTCAGGATGATAGACGAGTTTCCCTACTAGTAATTACCAGCTTGAGGACTGTTCAAGTGGGTTTTTCcccagtcgtatgtggtaaattcCCCTTTCCCTCTTGGTTACGAACGCACAATGAAAGGTACAGGTTCACAATGCGGACCGAACCGAGGTCCCCTTACACCCCTATAGTACCCTTACACCCCTAGTGTTGATAAGATGTGTTGACACTTATCTGTAGGTATTATGCAGGATCTGGGTGCTATATCATGAATACTGGTATGGATTTTTATAACAATAACAATATGTTGATACAGTGCTAAATTAAGTCAAAAGTGAGCCCCATCCTCAGGTGGGCAAGGTAGTCGCCGTGTTGAGGATGGATGTATGGAAAAGGGATTTGAAAGATGATTTGGAGTAGTCATCTCGCTCTCCTTCTGTGTGTTTTTATTTAGCCAGGTGAAGAAGTCTACGCTGAACCCCAACGCCAAAGAGTTCGTCTTCAAGGCACCCATGaccctggtctgtctctctcactctcactctcacggaagtagttgagaacaaattctctcTCAAAGCAACCTGTTTGGCCAGGAGTTCaactaaacacacactcacattatCTCACAAACCAACCTAAGCTGTGCACCTTCTCTCCTCCCCAGGTGAAGCCGTCCCCAGCCCCCACTCCCCCGCGGCCCACTCCTCCCAGCCCCTCCGTGGTGCTCCAGCCCCCCCCGGGACAACAGGCCATCTACAGCACCCCCTACCTGTCCTACCTCTCCCCCGTACAGATACAGGGACACTCTGTACAGGTAGGACTGAGGCTGTGTGTTTTGACTTCGTTCTCTGTGAAAAATACGCATTAGTGTGTCTGGGGTGTAAAAAAACAAATGGTGTGTATACACTTGATGTTGGGGTATAACTGTCCTTTTGTTTCCCAGCCTCCCCAGATGTATCAGTACACCATGTCCACAGTCCAGCAGGGGAAGTATCCCAGAGCTAaaggtacacacactcacaccattgTGTTGCCTAATCAATAGGTTGGTCGCAGCACTGTCCTAACCTTTCTCTTTTTTAATTTAGCAACTGGGGAACATTTTGAAATCAACAAGTAAAGAATTAAAGTTATGATCAGTATGTTAACCCCCCCCAGGCCAGGTGGTAGGCCCTCGTCCAGACCACCACGGCTCTTCTCAGCCCCAGATGCTCCAGGCTGCAGCGTCTGCAGCAGGCCCTCCCCTGGTGGCCTCCCCCTACCCCCAGGCCTACCTGCAGTACAGTCAGGTCATCCAGGGCATGCCCCACTACCCCGGACAGGTAACTATTGTGCTAGTGGTGCTGGCGCTAATACTTATCCACGCTTATAACAGCATAGGTCCGGAGACCCAAAATGTGTGTTGTGGATGGAAGTTTTGTTTCAATAGAAGCCTGACCTGcataggatttaaaaaaaaatgttttgttcatATCATTAAATGTTCTTATCTCACTCTTTTCTCCTTCTTTCGTTCTTTATCCTCTCCCTCTAGCCAGTGTACTCTATGCTGCAGGGTGGAGCCAGGATGTTGACTCAGGCGGGCCACCCCCAGGCTCTGGGCCCCCCAGGCCCTCAGTACCCCGGACAGACAGAGGGGCCCCCGGGACCACAACAGGCCATGTATGGTAAGATAACGCGCTGTCTCTGTTTTAAAAGTACACTCAGCAAGACTACATCATTTTAGTTGTGTACAGGACAACGTCCTGCTTACAGACAGTCGCATCAATACAATTAATTTCTTCAAAGACTGTCATTGTTCAAGGCTCTTTGGTTTGTAAATGATGTTTGAATCCACATACTTCAGGTTCAAGTTAGTCTTCCATCTGTCTCTTAGCTCCCCAGCAGTTCTCCC
This genomic stretch from Salmo trutta chromosome 32, fSalTru1.1, whole genome shotgun sequence harbors:
- the atxn2l gene encoding ataxin-2-like protein isoform X2; this translates as MHMTKKTRNTMKPPSQSSPVFEGVYNNTRMLHYLTAVVGSTCDVRVKSGNVYEGIFKTLSSRCELVVDAVHKRSEGGDADGDGGGGLPPSLPRIEEITDTMIFSPGDLVTMTCRDVDLNYAIRDAFTDTAISSSRVNGEHREKVLQRWDGGDSNGEGFDLETDTSNGWDASEMFKFNEETYGVTSTYDSSLSMYTVPLERGSSDGFRQREARAARLANEIEGSPQYRHRTNLENDDKSEEDKYSAVVRERDEGRERGSPGFQSSAGSREGKYIPLPQRAREMGVSPSSLRGGASGPIPNRTGVPGSSRPSQGSDRSSPLSVRGAYSPHQSQASPPAQPSSPTPSSSSSHPIPHSISHPQALADASRSSVNGVSSRTSPKAQRSVQTNRTLRNPSSQSSPAVSRSPKLDDPVLASPAYLDTSSSSIASATPKSSGPTPLFTVDVNEILSSAAKERTEGPASPQDGKSGKVPSVLQRTQLEELRKFGKEFRLQPSSSPSAGPTSSEPAQPSPSDSATTAESIPAPGHTPSQDPQTGEGSSFTPNPTTPTPSPAPNTASQSSGPDRQAAGTPQPARTPGSEEGGERVEGVADQVKKSTLNPNAKEFVFKAPMTLVKPSPAPTPPRPTPPSPSVVLQPPPGQQAIYSTPYLSYLSPVQIQGHSVQPPQMYQYTMSTVQQGKYPRAKGQVVGPRPDHHGSSQPQMLQAAASAAGPPLVASPYPQAYLQYSQVIQGMPHYPGQPVYSMLQGGARMLTQAGHPQALGPPGPQYPGQTEGPPGPQQAMYAPQQFSHHSSSMHPPQPSSTPTGSQPPPQHTAPSPGHGQSGQGGPQPQSMYHSGPLPAPTPPNMPPGHSSPQASYPMQGYSLPTHQPMAQHYPGLGQLTQAHVAQGMSGPHHQGGHGPPQMMLHYAPPPQQGPSSAQQHGPPPQQGAHQHYYIQHPQAVQVQAHPTQQLSFHPPGN
- the atxn2l gene encoding ataxin-2-like protein isoform X1, yielding MSFRRQNQQPGSGGRKTSNGTAGPAGLPPHISGSNTNRAVPGRTRNTMKPPSQSSPVFEGVYNNTRMLHYLTAVVGSTCDVRVKSGNVYEGIFKTLSSRCELVVDAVHKRSEGGDADGDGGGGLPPSLPRIEEITDTMIFSPGDLVTMTCRDVDLNYAIRDAFTDTAISSSRVNGEHREKVLQRWDGGDSNGEGFDLETDTSNGWDASEMFKFNEETYGVTSTYDSSLSMYTVPLERGSSDGFRQREARAARLANEIEGSPQYRHRTNLENDDKSEEDKYSAVVRERDEGRERGSPGFQSSAGSREGKYIPLPQRAREMGVSPSSLRGGASGPIPNRTGVPGSSRPSQGSDRSSPLSVRGAYSPHQSQASPPAQPSSPTPSSSSSHPIPHSISHPQALADASRSSVNGVSSRTSPKAQRSVQTNRTLRNPSSQSSPAVSRSPKLDDPVLASPAYLDTSSSSIASATPKSSGPTPLFTVDVNEILSSAAKERTEGPASPQDGKSGKVPSVLQRTQLEELRKFGKEFRLQPSSSPSAGPTSSEPAQPSPSDSATTAESIPAPGHTPSQDPQTGEGSSFTPNPTTPTPSPAPNTASQSSGPDRQAAGTPQPARTPGSEEGGERVEGVADQVKKSTLNPNAKEFVFKAPMTLVKPSPAPTPPRPTPPSPSVVLQPPPGQQAIYSTPYLSYLSPVQIQGHSVQPPQMYQYTMSTVQQGKYPRAKGQVVGPRPDHHGSSQPQMLQAAASAAGPPLVASPYPQAYLQYSQVIQGMPHYPGQPVYSMLQGGARMLTQAGHPQALGPPGPQYPGQTEGPPGPQQAMYAPQQFSHHSSSMHPPQPSSTPTGSQPPPQHTAPSPGHGQSGQGGPQPQSMYHSGPLPAPTPPNMPPGHSSPQASYPMQGYSLPTHQPMAQHYPGLGQLTQAHVAQGMSGPHHQGGHGPPQMMLHYAPPPQQGPSSAQQHGPPPQQGAHQHYYIQHPQAVQVQAHPTQQLSFHPPGN